A stretch of Pristiophorus japonicus isolate sPriJap1 chromosome 10, sPriJap1.hap1, whole genome shotgun sequence DNA encodes these proteins:
- the LOC139274814 gene encoding large ribosomal subunit protein eL43-like, translated as MAKCTKKVGIVGTYSVRYGASLRKMVKKIEISQHAKYICFFCGKTKMKRRAVGIWHCGSCMKMVAGGAWAYNTTLAVTVESAIRRLRELKDQ; from the coding sequence ATGGCCAAATGCACCAAGAAGGTGGGGATTGTGGGCACGTACAGCGTCCGCTATGGGGCGTCCCTCCGCAAAATGGTGAAGAAAATCGAGATCAGCCAACACGCAAAATatatctgcttcttctgtgggaagACTAAGATGAAGCGGAGGGCAGTCGGTATCTGGCATTGTGGATCCTGCATGAAGATGGTGGCTGGAGGAGCTTGGGCCTACAACACCACCTTGGCCGTCACTGTGGAGTCTGCAATTCGTCGCCTGCGGGAGCTGAAGGACCAGTGA